In Cicer arietinum cultivar CDC Frontier isolate Library 1 chromosome 1, Cicar.CDCFrontier_v2.0, whole genome shotgun sequence, one DNA window encodes the following:
- the LOC105851505 gene encoding putative pentatricopeptide repeat-containing protein At3g23330: protein MTSAIEPQTYHEAIKSKDWVTAMQHEITTLESNNIWELIDLSKDKHVIGYVSNTFLRGDLHEEVYIKPFLDYLSHNSNKNLPLHGEETLRVDEALEASSKPVEIACEPPPPFYVFVFVFGTFFLLLSVSSLPCGSNYLNYSTKTKVAPSVPTNIPSHLGLRLLRGALNVGDLKRAHQLFDNILQPDPTTCSTLISALTTHGLPNEAIKLYASLRARGIKPQKPVFFAVAKACAAYGDALRVKEVHDDAVQCGVISDVFVGNALIHAYGKCKCVKGAILVFNALVVRDVVTWTSLSSCYVNCGLPRQGLNVFREMRWNGVKPNPVTVSSILPACSELKDLKSGKEIHGFAVRHGMVENVFVCSALVSLYAKCLSVREAQAVFDLMPRRDVVSWNGVLTAYFTNKEYEKGLFMFSQMSRDGVKADEATWNAVIGGCMENGRIEEAMEMLRKMQNMGFKPNEITISSILPACAFSESLRMGKEIHCYAFRHGKVGDLTSTTALVYMYAKCGDLNLSRNVFDVMPRKDVVAWNTMIIANAMHGNGKEVLFLFEKMLLSKVKPNSVTFTGVLSGCSHSRLVEEGLRIFHSMGRDHLVEPDANHYSCVVDIYSRAGRLDEAYKFIQKMPMEPTASAWGALLGACRVYKNVELAKISTKKLFEIEPNNPGNYVSLFNILVTAKLWNEASKIRIFMKERGITKTPGCSWLQVGNRVHTFVVGDKSNMESDKIYNFLDELVEKMKLVGYKPDTDYVLQDIDQEEKAESLCNQSEKLAVAFGMLNLNGQSTIRVFKNLRICGDCHNAIKYMSKVVGVMIVVRDSLRFHHFKNGNCSCNDLW from the exons ATGACTAGTGCTATTGAACCTCAAACTTATCATGAAGCCATTAAATCTAAGGATTGGGTCACTGCTATGCAGCATGAAATTACAACTTTAGAATCTAATAACATTTGGGAATTAATTGATTTGTCTAAAgataaacatgtcataggaT atGTTAGTAACACTTTTCTTCGTGGTGACCTTCACGAGGAAGTTTATATTAAACCTTTTCTTGATTATCTAAGTCATAATAGTAATAAG AATCTACCGCTCCATGGAGAAGAGACATTAAGAGTGGACGAAGCTTTGGAGGCTAGCTCAAAACCGGTCGAAATTGCTTGTGAGCCTCCACCACCA TTTTAtgtttttgtatttgtgtttgGCACCTTCTTTCTCCTTCTCTCAGTCTCTTCTCTTCCATGTGGAAGCAACTATCTCAATTATTCCACTAAAACAAAGGTGGCTCCCTCTGTCCCCACCAACATCCCTTCTCACCTTGGTCTCAGGCTCCTCAGGGGTGCCTTAAATGTAGGAGATTTAAAGCGTGCCCACCAACTGTTTGATAATATTCTGCAACCAGACCCTACTACTTGTTCTACTCTAATTTCAGCTTTAACCACTCATGGGCTTCCAAATGAGGCCATAAAGCTCTATGCTTCGTTGCGTGCACGTGGGATCAAACCCCAAAAGCCGGTGTTCTTCGCTGTTGCCAAGGCCTGTGCTGCTTATGGTGATGCCTTGAGAGTCAAGGAAGTTCATGATGATGCAGTTCAGTGTGGGGTGATATCTGACGTTTTTGTTGGAAATGCATTGATTCATGCCTATGGTAAGTGTAAATGTGTCAAGGGTGCGATACTTGTTTTCAATGCTTTGGTTGTTAGAGATGTGGTTACTTGGACCTCGTTGTCCTCGTGCTATGTTAATTGTGGATTACCCCGGCAGGGTCTGAATGTTTTTCGTGAAATGAGATGGAATGGGGTGAAGCCGAATCCAGTGACTGTGTCTAGCATTTTGCCTGCGTGCTCagaattgaaagatttgaaatcGGGTAAAGAGATTCATGGATTTGCAGTGAGACATGGGATGGTTGAAAATGTGTTTGTTTGCAGTGCACTTGTGAGCTTGTATGCGAAATGTCTTAGTGTAAGAGAAGCTCAAGCAGTGTTTGATTTGATGCCACGTCGAGATGTTGTGTCTTGGAATGGAGTTTTAACAGCATACTTCACAAATAAAGAATATGAGAAGGGTCTTTTCATGTTTTCTCAGATGAGCAGAGATGGAGTTAAAGCAGATGAAGCTACATGGAATGCTGTTATTGGTGGATGCATGGAGAACGGACGAATAGAGGAGGCAATGGAAATGCTTAGGAAGATGCAAAATATGGGATTTAAACCTAATGAAATAACAATTAGTAGTATCTTACCTGCTTGCGCTTTTTCAGAAAGCTTGAGAATGGGCAAGGAGATACACTGCTATGCCTTCAGGCATGGGAAAGTTGGGGACTTGACAAGCACAACAGCTCTAGTATATATGTACGCCAAATGCGGTGATTTGAATCTTTCAAGGAATGTCTTCGACGTGATGCCCAGAAAAGATGttgttgcttggaacacaatgATCATTGCTAATGCAATGCATGGGAACGGAAAAGAAGTGCTTTTCCTCTTCGAGAAGATGCTACTATCGAAGGTCAAGCCTAATTCTGTTACTTTTACTGGTGTTCTATCTGGTTGTAGCCATTCAAGGCTAGTTGAAGAAGGACTCCGGATATTCCATTCGATGGGTAGAGATCATCTGGTAGAACCTGATGCAAATCACTATTCATGTGTGGTTGATATCTATAGCCGTGCTGGTCGCCTCGATGAAGCATACAAGTTTATACAGAAAATGCCTATGGAACCAACTGCTAGTGCTTGGGGAGCACTCCTTGGTGCTTGTAGGGTTTATAAGAATGTGGAGTTGGCGAAAATTTCAACTAAGAAACTGTTTGAGATTGAACCCAACAACCCTGGAAATTATGTTTCTTTATTCAACATTCTTGTTACTGCCAAATTGTGGAATGAAGCTTCAAAAATCAGAATATTTATGAAAGAGAGAGGAATTACTAAAACTCCAGGATGTAGTTGGCTTCAAGTGGGAAATAGAGTTCACACTTTTGTTGTTGGAGACAAAAGTAATATGGAGAGTGATAAAATCTATAACTTTTTGGATGAGTTGGTTGAGAAAATGAAACTGGTTGGATATAAGCCTGACACTGATTATGTTCTGCAAGATATCGATCAAGAGGAAAAAGCAGAGAGTCTTTGTAACCAAAGTGAGAAGCTTGCTGTTGCCTTTGGGATGCTTAATTTGAATGGACAATCGACAATACGCGTTTTTAAGAACTTGAGAATTTGTGGTGACTGTCACAATGCTATTAAGTATATGTCTAAGGTTGTTGGTGTGATGATTGTTGTGAGAGACTCGTTGAGGTTTCATCACTTCAAAAATGGAAATTGTTCTTGTAATGACTTATGGTGA